GACATATTATGATGTACACAGCAAAGAAAAGTTGTATCGGAAAGAATTTTCTTGTTTAATAATGAAATGTGTATAGTCCTTTCCACATCTAGTTATGGATCTTTGGTATCTGCATATTCTTCCAGTTATTGAACTATCGAATGCAACTTAAACTCGTAGGGGGTCTGCCAAAGCCCCTTCATGAATAGGGCGGTGTTATTcttaaactaaaaaaaattaaactcacTAGGATTGGAAGggattcattaaatttttatttcaggtACATTTTTCCACAACTCTTAAAGATCACCCCAGTGGTCTAATTAGTAAAGGTAATGTATTCCAGCGGTTGCCAGCGTCTTTAAGTTGCGGGTCTTCAGAGTCTTTTGCAATCTTTAAACACTATGGCCAAAGCAATAATGAAATCCCTCGATTAAAGGAGCTATTGAGGAACGAGGATTTAGATGTGTTATCATAAATAAATCTCTATACAGAACTTTTAACTTGGAGCTAATAAAAGGAAAATTACATTTCTGGAGAAGTTTCAATTAGAGAGATGCCTTGGTCATGTTATGTGTGGAATTGAACTGCTGTAAGAGAGTGTGTTTTGGTTGACCAAATCATGCTGCTGCAGGGGTGGAGAAGTGATCGAAAACATCATTCTTCATTATGCCAATCATATCCGTGCAATTCATGCCTACAAATTTTCCCAGTTTCATTTGGAACAAAGAATTGATTAAATTCTCTAAGCTCTCAGGTGTGTACCTTACGTGGTTTCCCATATCAAACTCGGGCATAAATTTTTGCAAATAGCTCTTATAAGATGGAACAATAGCCTTTGCAACAAGCTGGCATGTCTTCAATCTTAAGCCTTTATCAGAAAATACCCATTTGGATTGCTTATTGTACATGTCATCAAAGGCGTCACAGAACATACCAATTCTTTTCTTGACCAGATCACGATCAATGGCCCTGCCCCCATCAAATAATACCAGGTCCTCTTCACCTAAAACCACCAATAGTTTTTCCCAACTTTCTTTCAAATACAATTCAGCATAGTACTCCATTGATTTTTCCTTTGCCCCCAACCAAGAATGGCCCATAACCTCTCCAAGCTTGGTCCCACTGGTATTGTTGCACAAGTACCAACAACTATTCATCATGAAAAGGCAGGAGAGTGTCAAATCATTGTAATTTTTGGCCCAACTCTCTAAATTGTTCTCAAGTGCCCCCATTAATTTGCTGATTTCGCTGAAGAGCAGGCCCTCTTCTAATCTTGTGTTATTCCATTCTTGATGTATCTCCAAAATACGCCTAAGAAATAAGCTATTATCATACTCGAGAAGCTGGTTGCAGTATTCAGTAACAAAGCGAACTGTCCTTGGGACACTGCCATCTGGTGATGGACTAGTTTCTTTCTGCAGCTCCACTTGCATCAAAAGTTCCCGGAAAATTTCATATGCCCCTTCAACAACTTTCTTGACAAGATCCCTTGTACGATTTCGAATCTCAACACAAGATTTCCCACCGAACAGTTGGTTGAAGCTTAACCGCAGTTTGTCTAAAGTGCCAAATATTTTCAGCAGCATCAAGAGCTTGATTGCATCCTTCTTGCATTTAGTAACACTGCttccaaaattcaaaatatcattGAACCCACATTGTGATATAATCATTGCAAAGCAGTCAGTCCATACCTCGGATCCAGCTTTTCTGTACACCTCATTGCAAAGCCTGTATTCTATCTGTAGCAAATGCATCACACAAAACTCCATGTGTTTATCCCATATATCAATGTAGCCCTCCACAACTTGCACACTGTCGAATTCAGATAATTGTATTACAGCGTAATCAATGTTGAGGGCTTGTAAAGTAGCTTGAATATTTGCACTCCGGACACCTGCAAATATCGATATGCATCTGTGAAGCCTATAGTTAGCTGCCAATGCTTCAGTAATGGACTGCAAATCTTGAATAACGTTAGCTGGAAAATTCGATACACTCGAGTGATCCTCGTAATATTGCTGGGCTGAAAATAGAGAACTATAGTCCATCAAGATATGCATATATGCATTCTCCAACTTGTCAAGGGCAGAAGACAAAACCCCACCATTTTGGCCTCTCCCCTGCAGTTCCATGAATAGTTTCATGACTTTTGAGACAATATCAAGGTACCAATCATCATCA
This genomic window from Primulina huaijiensis isolate GDHJ02 chromosome 7, ASM1229523v2, whole genome shotgun sequence contains:
- the LOC140981763 gene encoding exocyst complex component EXO70A1-like — protein: MEEFHGIDSLMSAREILKSSIEKSRNMAIAIEETGSRLKETSDKVAFLQAAIKKMAGKCAVYEIRDPIDRTLGPAAAVLKVLDVVRELQDSLLMTDPRTKLHQYIANVKRLQEAQKLLADNCRLVIMWLDDDVMQFLKNIHGSDDDWYLDIVSKVMKLFMELQGRGQNGGVLSSALDKLENAYMHILMDYSSLFSAQQYYEDHSSVSNFPANVIQDLQSITEALAANYRLHRCISIFAGVRSANIQATLQALNIDYAVIQLSEFDSVQVVEGYIDIWDKHMEFCVMHLLQIEYRLCNEVYRKAGSEVWTDCFAMIISQCGFNDILNFGSSVTKCKKDAIKLLMLLKIFGTLDKLRLSFNQLFGGKSCVEIRNRTRDLVKKVVEGAYEIFRELLMQVELQKETSPSPDGSVPRTVRFVTEYCNQLLEYDNSLFLRRILEIHQEWNNTRLEEGLLFSEISKLMGALENNLESWAKNYNDLTLSCLFMMNSCWYLCNNTSGTKLGEVMGHSWLGAKEKSMEYYAELYLKESWEKLLVVLGEEDLVLFDGGRAIDRDLVKKRIGMFCDAFDDMYNKQSKWVFSDKGLRLKTCQLVAKAIVPSYKSYLQKFMPEFDMGNHVRYTPESLENLINSLFQMKLGKFVGMNCTDMIGIMKNDVFDHFSTPAAA